From the genome of Terriglobales bacterium:
TGGGGGCATCATGCCAAGTTTTGGAAATTTATTTTGCGAGTGTTTTCAGCGAGATGCGGGGAAAAGGGCGTCGTGACCCCCTTGACATGGCTCGGAGCTGATTGTGCCGAAACGGGAACGGAGTATTGAGTAATTTGGTGATTTGGTAATTTGGGTAATTTGAAAGAACTGGCGGTCACCGCTGGTGGTAAACCGGTCCTTTCGGTGGTACCCAAGATTTGACCAACGCGACGATTCGGCCCACCAGCCGTTGTCTAACTGGTGGGACAGGTTACTCATGTTTGCTAACGCCGCGGTCTCGAGGTATTGCGAATAGGTGAAATTGCTCCCGCTATAGACGCGGATCCACCGGTTCGCTTTCCAACGCCAGCACTCCGAAGACGCATTCGTGCACGCGACGTAGCGGTTCGCGTTCAACGAAACGGTGCAGAGACTCCAGGCCCAGCGCGAACTCACGAAGAGCAAGCGACCGTTTGGTCGCCAGTCCGCGCGATCGCAGGCGCTCCAGATTTTCGGGAGCGGTGTATTCCGGTCCGTAAATGATACGGAGGTACTCGCGCCCACGACACTTCACGGCCGGCTGGATGAGGCCGCGACGACTGCGCGAAGCAAAGTTGAGAGGCTTTACTACCATGCCCTCGCCTCCTTCGGCAGTCAACTCTTCCCACCACGTAACACCGCCATGTTCGCTGGCATGATCGTCGAGGCGAACCGTTCTATAAGGCGTTGCGAGAATCAGGCCGACATCGGACTGAGCAAGTCTGTGCGCGGCCTGCATATGCCAGAGGTGGTCTTTGTCGGTATGCACCATATTCTCACTAGCGAGCACATGGAATGGCGCAAGCTTCAGATCTGAAAGAGAGTGAACAGGCCAGCAGTAGCGGCGGTAGGCGTCGACGTACTGTTCCGCCATCTGCTTACGCTGAGAATAGCGATCCAGCAACGGCTGCACTTCTGGTTGTCGTTGACAGGCAAGACTGAGCGTGTCGATAACCTCGGTGAGGGCCGCGCGAGCGGCAGCACCTGTGGGCGCGTACTGCTGGCGGAGTAGTTCCTGCGCCTTTGCCGACCACGGCATAAGTTCGCAGTCGAGGCAGATCCAGTCGGTGCTGAGTTCGTCCCAGAGACCGGCTGCGGTTATCGCGTCCCGAACACGGCGCAGGAATTCGTGCTCGAAATTTTCTTCTGTGAAGAAGCGACGGCCTGTACGCGTATAACAGGCACCAATCTCGTCCTCGACGACACCGAACCGTTTAAGAGCGGCATCACGATTGCGGCAGACGATGACAATGGCGCGTGAGCCCATGTGTTTCTGCTCGCAAATGACCTCCTCAACATGCTCTTTGCGATAGTAAGTGAAGGCTTCCGTCGGGTGTTCGAGGAGACCCGCAATCTGCGTGGTTTCGGAAGGGGACATGGTGGGCGGCAGATATATCAACCATTTCGGATTCGCAGCGAAGCGGCTGATCACTTCGAGTGCGGCAATCGCATTCTCTTCACGAACGGTGACGTTGCCGTGCAAGCGAGTATGAATGATGCGCTTGCCGATAACGTCGTCGATATCAAGAAGGTCTTCGAGTACCTGCTGCTGAGTACGTGCTAATGGAGCCTCTTGAGCCAGGAAGGGTTTTGCTGGCGCATAGTACTGCCTCTGGGCTGATACGGAGACCAACTCCTTTTCGGGATAGCGCAGCGCGGTGAGTTTGCCGCCAAAGACGCAACCGGTATCGATGTTAATGGTGCGGTTCAGCCACTCGGCTTCCGAGACCGGAGTATGCCCGTAAACGACCATGGCGCGGCCACGATATTCGGCCGCCCAGTTGTAGCGGACAGGTAGTCCGTATTCGTCGGTTTCGCCGGTGGTCTCGCCAAAGAGGGCAAATGACCGTACTGCGCCCGACCCTCTGCCCTGCATTTCTTCTTTCATCCCAGCGTGTGCGACGACGAGTTTTCCGTCATCGAGCATGTAATGACTTACGAGCGAATCGATGAAGTTGGCGACTTGTTTCTTGAACTCGAGGGGTTCCGATTCCAGTTGGGCCAGAGATTCCGCCAAGCCGTGTGTGACCTGCGCATCTTTGCCGCGAAGTTTCTTGAGCAACTTCGTCTCGTGATTGCCGGGTACACAGAGAGCGGCACCAGAACCGACCATAGACATGGCGAGACGAAGTACATCGGGAATCTTCGGGCCGCGATCAACGAGGTCCCCGACAAATATAGCTTTTCGGCCATCCGGAGGAATCACCCGATATGATGAAGCATTTTGTTCGATGGAATAGCCCAACTGTTTCAGCAACATGGTGAGTTCGTCGAAACAGCCGTGAACGTCTCCAATGATGTCGAACGGCCCGTGCTCGTGCTTCAGGTTATTCCAGAGTGGCTGCCGCTCTATTTCCAGTCCGTCCAATTCTTCTGGAGCGTGAAAGATGTGAACATGCCGAAAGCCCTCGCGTTCCAACCCTCGAAGAGAGCGTTTTAGTTGCTGGGCCTGGTTACGAATGACGTGGGGTCCGAAGTCACGATCGGGACGCCCGCGATTGCGATCGGCACAGACCTTCTCAGGAAAGTTGAAGACGAGAGCCACCGGAATAACGTGAAACTCACGAGCGAGCGCCACTAGCGGTTTGCGCGATTCAGGCTGGACGTTGGTGGCGTCGATGACGGTGAGGCGTCCCGCTGCAAGCCGCTTCCGTGCAATGAAGTGCAGTATCTCGAATGCTTCCCTAGTGACGGTCTGATCGTTTTCGTTGTCGCCGACAAGGCCACGGCAGAAGTCGGACGAGAGGACCTCCGTGGGCTTGAAGAAGGTACGACCGAAGGTGGATTTGCCGCAGCCGGACGGGCCGATCAGAACAACGAGCGAAAGTTCGGGAATGGTAATTTTCACCGCGTGAACACCCCCATCTGGGTGGGCGCGCCAACGGTGGGATCCTCGTTGCCGACGGGACGAAACTCGATGCTGTAGCCGAAGCGCTCACCAATTCCTTGCGCCCATTGCTTGAAGTTAGCGCGCGTCCATTCGAATCGGTGATCCTTGTGGCGGAACTGGCCAGCGGGAAGCGTCTCGAAACGCACGTTGTACTCGGCGTTTGGTGTGGTGATGATCACGGCGTTTGGTTTTGCGTGCTCGAATACAACCCGCTCAAATGCAGCGAGACGAGGGGGATCAAGGTGCTCGATAACTTCGATGACGGCAGCGGCGTCAAATCCGGCAAACCGTCGATCGCGATACATGAGCGAGCCCTGAAAGAGGCGGACGCGCTCTCTCTGCTTCGGCGGCATGGTGGCGAGGTGAAGGCGTTCACTGGCAATTTCAAGACTGCGGTAGGAAACGTCCATGCCGACCACTTCCTGAAACTGCCTGTGCTTGAGGAGCTCGCGAATCAGCTTTCCCTCTCCGCAGCCGAGATCGATAACGCGAGCAGCACCGGTGCGTACGAGAGCGTCGGAAACAGCGTTCAAGCGGATTTCATTGAGGAGCAGCGGACGCTCAATCGCTTCTTCCTGTTCGGCCTTTCTTTCCTGCTGCTCGTCAGCTGCTGGTTCCTCGTCGCCCAAGAGACGCTCAAGTGCTTCGGTCGCGAGTCGTTTCTGATGCCGCAAGTAACGGTTCACGATCAGTTCGCGTTCGGGATGTGTTTGCAGCCATCCTTCACCGCGCTTGAGTAGCTTGTCGATTTCATCCTGACCGACCCAGTAGTGCTTGTCGGCGTCGAGCACGGGAATAAGGACGTACAGGTGTGTCAACAAATGCTTGAGCGGTGTCGCCTTCTCGAGTGTGACAGTGTAGTAGGGGCCTTCCCCCCATTCGGGAAACTTGTCGTCGAGTCCGTGATGTTGAGCGGCGACGGTGTAGCCGAGGGGTTCAAAAAGGCGTCGGAGCAGATCTTCTCCTCCACGACAAGCAAGGACGGAGATGGTTGCGCGCAGTGGGAGAGGCACGTCGACCAGTTGGGGACGGCCTTTGCTTGTACCGGATAGAGCGCTAGCGAAGATGCGCGCGATAGCGACACTCATAAATGACGATGCCACGTACGGGCGGTCATTTACGTACTGTTCGAGAGCTCCTCCCTCACCGGCAGGACCTCGACGGCTCCGGACGAGTCCGACGGGATCGACGTCGAGTAGCAATGCGGCAGTGCAGCGTAAGTCGGTTGCTTCCGGATAAAAGACGTGCGCTTGTCCGAAGGAGAGGTCGAAGGACTGCATGCGCTCCGGGTTCTTGTGCAGCAGATAGCCGAGATCAGAAGCTTGCGGGCCGCTGTTCGTGATAGTTAAGAGCATGAAGCACAAGTATCGCGCGAGGGAGTCGCGGGGACAAGGTGGAAACCACCGCGTGCGTGTGCCGCATTGCGGTGCTGCGCACCGCTTCTGAAAGGTTTCGACGACGCCAACCCCGGATTACGTGCGCAAAGAACGCGCACTCCACCCGTGGGTAATGAATGACGTCCGCTACGCGGACTCGTGAAGTGGCGGAGACTTCACATCGGGCAGGCGCCCTCCCTCAGGCTAGGCGCCGCCACATTGGTCAAAACTCTTGGAGCGATGGTGGAGGCCGCCGGCTCGGTTCACATCTCGTCTACGCTGCACGCGGGAGTTTGTGTTGTTGCATGGCGTGCATAGACGGGTACATCGGCATCTTTTCCTTCCATCCTTTGCGCAGGAGCCAGACGTTCGCGGGGTAGGCGGTGGCCCAGCCGACGATCATGGCGATCTGCATCATGAACCAGAAGACAGCCATGTTGGGATGGATGCGCGTGGGCTCGGGGAAGAAGACGAAGCGAGTGAGGGCCATCCAGGCGAACATGCCGATTTCGAAGGCGGCGATCGAGATGGTGTCGGCACGCATGGCGGCGAGGATTCCCTTCCCTGGCGACAGGCCGCGCATGGGAACGATGGTGAAGTACTGAAAGAAAATACCGAGGGCGTAGGCGAGGACGAAGTCAACGACCAGCTTGGTTGCGAATTCCGATCCGGCGACGAAGGTGGCGACGGAGCCACCGATGAGGAAGAGTCCGCCTTCGCCGAGGATGTCACCAATGGTGCATCCGGCGCCGCAATGAAAGTCGGCGATGGAGACCTGCTCGCGCGTGGGTTCCATCTGCTGCATGTGTTCTTTGGTGTGCTCATCGGGCCGGGGCGAACTGGCCACGCTGACCGGGCGTGAGCGGACGTAAAGCCACGCGGCGACCGGGCCGAAGTACATGGCGGTGATGGGCCACACGAGATGCATGATCCACATGCGCTGACGGCGTCCGGAAAGAATGTCGAAGACGATCCAGAGTGCGATCGCGGTACAGAGGCCGAGATAAACCCAGGCGAGCAGGTGCAGCCATTCGGGATAAGGCTTCATGATGGGGAGATGTGGCGTGACCGTTAGGGGTTTACGGGCAAAAAAGAAACGCCGGAGCAACGCCCCGGCGTGGTGTCACCGATGATGCCGTTACGCTGACTTCTTCGCGTACTGTTCGGGATTGCGGTCGAACTTCTGCTTGCAGTCGGTGGAGCAGAAGTAGAACTGCTGGCCGTTGTAATCGCTCTTTCCGGCGGCATTCTTCTCATCTACCTGCATTCCGCAGATCGGGTCAGTGTGCATGAATCCTCCTTGAGAAGTTATGGATGGGCACAGGCGATGCGCGGTGGC
Proteins encoded in this window:
- a CDS encoding polynucleotide kinase-phosphatase is translated as MKITIPELSLVVLIGPSGCGKSTFGRTFFKPTEVLSSDFCRGLVGDNENDQTVTREAFEILHFIARKRLAAGRLTVIDATNVQPESRKPLVALAREFHVIPVALVFNFPEKVCADRNRGRPDRDFGPHVIRNQAQQLKRSLRGLEREGFRHVHIFHAPEELDGLEIERQPLWNNLKHEHGPFDIIGDVHGCFDELTMLLKQLGYSIEQNASSYRVIPPDGRKAIFVGDLVDRGPKIPDVLRLAMSMVGSGAALCVPGNHETKLLKKLRGKDAQVTHGLAESLAQLESEPLEFKKQVANFIDSLVSHYMLDDGKLVVAHAGMKEEMQGRGSGAVRSFALFGETTGETDEYGLPVRYNWAAEYRGRAMVVYGHTPVSEAEWLNRTINIDTGCVFGGKLTALRYPEKELVSVSAQRQYYAPAKPFLAQEAPLARTQQQVLEDLLDIDDVIGKRIIHTRLHGNVTVREENAIAALEVISRFAANPKWLIYLPPTMSPSETTQIAGLLEHPTEAFTYYRKEHVEEVICEQKHMGSRAIVIVCRNRDAALKRFGVVEDEIGACYTRTGRRFFTEENFEHEFLRRVRDAITAAGLWDELSTDWICLDCELMPWSAKAQELLRQQYAPTGAAARAALTEVIDTLSLACQRQPEVQPLLDRYSQRKQMAEQYVDAYRRYCWPVHSLSDLKLAPFHVLASENMVHTDKDHLWHMQAAHRLAQSDVGLILATPYRTVRLDDHASEHGGVTWWEELTAEGGEGMVVKPLNFASRSRRGLIQPAVKCRGREYLRIIYGPEYTAPENLERLRSRGLATKRSLALREFALGLESLHRFVEREPLRRVHECVFGVLALESEPVDPRL
- a CDS encoding 3' terminal RNA ribose 2'-O-methyltransferase Hen1; translated protein: MLLTITNSGPQASDLGYLLHKNPERMQSFDLSFGQAHVFYPEATDLRCTAALLLDVDPVGLVRSRRGPAGEGGALEQYVNDRPYVASSFMSVAIARIFASALSGTSKGRPQLVDVPLPLRATISVLACRGGEDLLRRLFEPLGYTVAAQHHGLDDKFPEWGEGPYYTVTLEKATPLKHLLTHLYVLIPVLDADKHYWVGQDEIDKLLKRGEGWLQTHPERELIVNRYLRHQKRLATEALERLLGDEEPAADEQQERKAEQEEAIERPLLLNEIRLNAVSDALVRTGAARVIDLGCGEGKLIRELLKHRQFQEVVGMDVSYRSLEIASERLHLATMPPKQRERVRLFQGSLMYRDRRFAGFDAAAVIEVIEHLDPPRLAAFERVVFEHAKPNAVIITTPNAEYNVRFETLPAGQFRHKDHRFEWTRANFKQWAQGIGERFGYSIEFRPVGNEDPTVGAPTQMGVFTR
- a CDS encoding DUF4396 domain-containing protein gives rise to the protein MKPYPEWLHLLAWVYLGLCTAIALWIVFDILSGRRQRMWIMHLVWPITAMYFGPVAAWLYVRSRPVSVASSPRPDEHTKEHMQQMEPTREQVSIADFHCGAGCTIGDILGEGGLFLIGGSVATFVAGSEFATKLVVDFVLAYALGIFFQYFTIVPMRGLSPGKGILAAMRADTISIAAFEIGMFAWMALTRFVFFPEPTRIHPNMAVFWFMMQIAMIVGWATAYPANVWLLRKGWKEKMPMYPSMHAMQQHKLPRAA
- a CDS encoding YHS domain-containing protein, with the translated sequence MHTDPICGMQVDEKNAAGKSDYNGQQFYFCSTDCKQKFDRNPEQYAKKSA